In one Parageobacillus genomosp. 1 genomic region, the following are encoded:
- a CDS encoding tetratricopeptide repeat protein — MRDKNQQGIAYMQQGNYEKAIQCFHDAIEENPKDPVGYINFGTVLAAAGEEEKALQFFQKALELDDNAAAAYYGIGSVYYKRGQFAQAKNMFEQAIQKGLHDADAFFMLGMSLINLEMPRLALPYLQRAVELKEDDVEAVFQLGLCLAHLELVDEAMNYFQKTIQLDPRHADAYYNLGVIYSYKEDIQTAHDMFATALEIQPDHLLAGYGKKMMEKKLQR; from the coding sequence GTGAGGGATAAAAATCAACAAGGAATTGCCTATATGCAACAAGGAAATTACGAGAAAGCGATCCAATGTTTCCATGATGCGATTGAAGAAAATCCGAAAGATCCAGTCGGCTACATTAATTTCGGCACGGTGTTAGCCGCGGCGGGAGAAGAGGAAAAGGCGCTGCAGTTTTTCCAAAAAGCGCTCGAGCTTGATGACAATGCAGCCGCCGCTTATTACGGAATAGGCTCCGTTTATTACAAACGCGGGCAATTCGCCCAGGCAAAGAATATGTTTGAACAGGCGATTCAAAAAGGTTTGCATGATGCCGACGCCTTTTTTATGCTTGGCATGTCGCTAATCAACTTGGAGATGCCGCGGCTGGCGCTTCCGTATTTACAAAGGGCGGTGGAATTGAAGGAAGACGACGTGGAGGCTGTGTTTCAACTAGGATTATGCCTTGCCCATCTCGAATTGGTCGACGAAGCGATGAACTATTTCCAAAAAACGATTCAGCTAGATCCTCGTCATGCGGATGCCTATTATAATTTAGGCGTCATCTATTCCTACAAAGAGGATATCCAAACCGCCCACGACATGTTTGCAACCGCTTTGGAAATCCAGCCGGATCATCTATTAGCAGGATATGGGAAAAAAATGATGGAAAAAAAGCTACAACGATAA
- a CDS encoding cysteine desulfurase family protein, whose protein sequence is MDRIYLDHAATSPVHPDVVERMIPFMTEVFGNPSSIHYFGRQSRHAVDEARALIAKSIGAKETEVIFTSGGTEADNMALIGTAVANRDRGRHIITTAIEHHAVLRACQYLEKQGFDVTYLPVDEQGKVSPADVKAALRDDTILVSIMFANNEVGVLQPIREIGELLKEHQAYFHTDAVQAYGLVPIDVNENHIDLLSVSSHKINGPKGIGALYARETVKLSPLFYGGEQERKRRAGTENVAGIAGFAKAVEISQKTMKQKQEEYRLLRNTMLSIFAESGIDFAVNGSEDGLPHIVNVAFPGTNVESMLVNLDLAGIAASSGSACTAGSIDPSHVLVAMFGKESERIRSSIRFSFGLGNTKEQIERAATETVKIVKRLTNK, encoded by the coding sequence TTGGACCGGATTTATTTGGATCATGCCGCTACGTCACCGGTTCATCCGGACGTGGTCGAGCGCATGATTCCGTTTATGACCGAAGTGTTTGGAAACCCGTCCAGCATTCATTATTTTGGCAGACAAAGCCGTCATGCGGTTGATGAAGCAAGGGCTTTGATAGCAAAAAGCATTGGCGCGAAAGAGACGGAAGTCATTTTCACCAGCGGCGGGACGGAAGCGGATAATATGGCGCTCATCGGCACAGCGGTAGCAAACCGTGATCGCGGGCGCCATATTATAACGACGGCGATTGAGCATCACGCCGTATTGCGTGCATGTCAATATTTAGAAAAACAAGGATTTGATGTCACCTATCTTCCGGTAGATGAACAAGGAAAAGTTTCTCCGGCCGATGTCAAAGCGGCGCTTCGCGATGACACTATTCTTGTTTCGATCATGTTTGCGAATAACGAAGTAGGCGTGCTACAGCCGATTCGCGAAATCGGGGAATTACTAAAAGAGCACCAAGCTTATTTTCATACGGATGCGGTGCAGGCTTATGGACTTGTACCGATTGACGTCAATGAGAACCATATTGATCTGCTGTCTGTTTCAAGCCATAAAATAAACGGCCCAAAAGGGATTGGAGCTTTATATGCCCGAGAAACGGTCAAGCTGTCTCCGCTTTTTTACGGCGGGGAGCAAGAGCGGAAGCGCCGCGCCGGAACGGAAAATGTCGCCGGCATTGCCGGGTTTGCCAAAGCGGTGGAAATTTCCCAAAAAACGATGAAGCAGAAACAGGAAGAGTATCGCCTGCTGCGGAATACGATGCTGTCTATTTTTGCTGAATCCGGCATCGATTTTGCAGTAAACGGAAGCGAAGACGGATTGCCGCATATCGTCAATGTGGCGTTTCCAGGCACAAACGTCGAGTCGATGCTGGTCAATCTCGATTTGGCAGGAATCGCTGCTTCCAGTGGTTCGGCATGCACGGCCGGTTCGATTGATCCGTCCCATGTGCTCGTCGCCATGTTCGGAAAAGAGTCGGAACGAATTCGCTCGTCGATTCGCTTTAGTTTTGGACTTGGAAATACAAAAGAACAAATTGAGCGGGCAGCGACGGAAACGGTAAAAATTGTGAAAAGATTAACAAATAAATAA
- a CDS encoding efflux RND transporter permease subunit codes for MNFLTKFSLKNAVAVFIISFLLIILGAYSFSSLKVDLLPNIEFPQLSIEIVYPGASPQDINDQVTAKLEEKFKSLEGLKRMQSSSYESMAVINLEFPFHTDMDEVERQVDTLIKSTDLPENAETKVNRFSFGTIPIFNISLFAKKDVDLQNILETEVIPELNKIDGINSISVGGEKEEIVKITVDKQKALQAGLTLSQIKDQINEKYMSFPAGNVHTDTLQIPVRVQEKLETVKELENMTLTSPVLQSMPAVAQTKPAIKLKDIARIETVTDQAEFTRFNLKEALSMAVTKKQDANTVEVADKVIKVLDSYKDKFDYTIGFDSAEGIKKSVESLVREGLLGALFASVAVLLFLRNVRATVIAIVSIPLSLLVASIFLNRMDISLNVMTLGGMAVAVGRVVDDSIVVIENIFRRVRKARTGITDELIQDSTREILKAITSSTITTVVVFLPLGFVGGITGEFFLPFALTIVFALLVSLVVAVTVVPILAKFSFKKVPPEEKEGALQRVYGHVIAWALRHKALVLLLSVVLLVGSFALAPALGFTFLPNEEQKTLVASIELPSSTSLEKTNDVSLALEKMLAKQKEIKNVTAAIGSRDYRSGLKRQNQANYFINLQEDVAVAPLIKKLEKRMEQIVNEKAPGTKFGVSELESGGPPTNNNVDIDLYSNNLSSLQKAAKQVEIYLNKRHDLKNVTNNFADKQKQIVVDIDPEKAAAYGVSGFQILGTIADATKPVEVGTLTLNGKERTVQLSYNQHLQSVDELKNTMIFTKRGLVPVSELASVNEVDTYMSIQKLNGKVFARVSAQIVGDNIQKVTNDVIRHVKNDLNLPDDVSLEGGGGSDETVQTFQELGIAMLIAIGLVYITMLVTFGKARIPFVILSSLIFVPIGSLLGLYIAKEPLSISVMIGLLMLIGIVTTNAIVLVDRIGQNREQKGMAIRAAIMEAGKTRLRPILMTAFATVTALIPLALTSESGTLISKGLAITVIGGLTSSTLLTLILIPVMYELFFIRQAKAERMKQ; via the coding sequence ATGAATTTTTTAACAAAATTTAGCCTGAAAAATGCAGTTGCCGTATTCATTATTTCTTTTTTGCTGATTATTTTAGGAGCATACTCGTTTTCATCGCTGAAAGTCGATTTGCTTCCAAACATTGAATTTCCGCAATTATCGATTGAAATCGTTTATCCGGGGGCATCACCGCAAGATATAAACGATCAAGTAACGGCGAAGCTGGAGGAAAAATTCAAGTCGCTTGAAGGGCTAAAGAGAATGCAAAGTTCTTCGTACGAAAGCATGGCCGTTATTAATCTCGAGTTTCCGTTTCATACCGATATGGATGAAGTAGAACGCCAAGTTGACACATTAATAAAGAGCACGGACCTTCCGGAAAATGCAGAGACAAAAGTCAACCGGTTTTCATTTGGAACGATTCCTATTTTTAATATCTCTTTATTCGCCAAGAAAGACGTGGATTTGCAAAACATATTAGAGACAGAAGTCATTCCTGAATTAAATAAAATTGATGGAATTAATTCCATCTCTGTCGGCGGTGAGAAGGAAGAAATTGTTAAAATTACCGTCGATAAGCAAAAAGCGCTGCAGGCAGGATTGACGCTGTCACAGATTAAAGATCAAATCAATGAAAAATACATGTCTTTCCCAGCTGGCAATGTTCATACCGATACGCTGCAAATTCCTGTTCGTGTGCAAGAAAAGCTAGAAACGGTGAAAGAGCTGGAAAATATGACGCTGACATCGCCGGTGCTGCAATCCATGCCGGCTGTGGCGCAAACAAAGCCAGCGATTAAGTTAAAAGACATCGCCCGTATCGAAACGGTCACCGATCAGGCCGAGTTTACGCGCTTTAACTTGAAAGAAGCGCTATCGATGGCAGTGACGAAAAAGCAAGACGCAAACACGGTAGAAGTGGCGGACAAAGTGATCAAAGTATTGGATTCATATAAGGACAAATTCGATTACACGATCGGTTTTGATTCCGCGGAAGGAATTAAAAAATCGGTCGAATCGCTCGTCCGTGAAGGATTGCTCGGGGCGCTGTTCGCTTCGGTTGCGGTGCTTCTCTTTTTGCGCAACGTGCGCGCGACGGTCATCGCGATCGTTTCCATTCCGCTTTCGCTATTAGTCGCTTCCATTTTTCTCAATCGAATGGATATTTCTTTAAATGTCATGACACTTGGCGGGATGGCCGTAGCGGTAGGGCGGGTCGTCGATGACAGCATTGTCGTCATTGAAAATATTTTCCGCCGTGTGCGCAAGGCGAGAACGGGAATAACGGATGAACTTATTCAAGATTCGACGAGAGAGATACTAAAAGCGATTACCTCTTCGACGATTACGACAGTGGTTGTTTTTTTGCCGCTCGGCTTTGTCGGCGGAATTACCGGCGAATTTTTCCTGCCGTTTGCTTTAACGATTGTGTTCGCGCTGTTGGTTTCTTTGGTTGTTGCCGTTACGGTTGTGCCGATTTTGGCGAAATTCTCCTTTAAAAAAGTTCCGCCGGAAGAAAAAGAAGGCGCGCTGCAGCGTGTTTACGGACACGTCATTGCCTGGGCGCTTCGCCATAAAGCGCTTGTTTTGCTGCTATCGGTTGTATTGCTTGTCGGTTCATTTGCACTCGCTCCGGCGCTAGGGTTTACTTTTTTGCCAAATGAAGAGCAAAAAACGCTGGTCGCCAGCATCGAACTGCCGTCTTCAACGTCGCTGGAAAAAACAAATGATGTATCACTGGCATTAGAAAAAATGCTTGCCAAACAGAAAGAAATCAAAAACGTCACCGCAGCCATTGGCAGCCGTGATTATCGCAGCGGGCTAAAACGTCAAAACCAGGCAAACTATTTTATCAATTTACAAGAAGATGTTGCTGTTGCGCCATTAATCAAAAAGCTAGAGAAAAGGATGGAACAAATCGTCAACGAAAAAGCGCCTGGGACAAAGTTCGGCGTGAGCGAGCTGGAGAGCGGCGGTCCGCCGACCAATAACAACGTCGATATTGATTTGTATTCCAACAATTTATCTTCCTTGCAAAAAGCAGCAAAACAAGTAGAAATCTATTTAAATAAACGTCATGATTTGAAAAATGTAACGAACAACTTTGCCGATAAGCAAAAACAAATCGTCGTCGATATCGATCCGGAAAAAGCGGCCGCTTATGGCGTCTCTGGATTTCAAATTTTAGGGACGATTGCTGATGCCACGAAGCCGGTAGAGGTCGGAACATTGACGCTAAACGGAAAAGAGCGGACCGTTCAATTATCGTACAATCAACATCTGCAATCGGTAGATGAGCTGAAAAATACGATGATTTTTACAAAGAGAGGTCTTGTTCCTGTCTCCGAGCTGGCATCTGTCAACGAGGTAGATACGTATATGTCAATTCAAAAACTGAATGGAAAAGTGTTTGCCCGTGTATCCGCGCAAATCGTTGGCGATAACATCCAAAAAGTCACCAATGATGTCATCCGCCATGTGAAAAATGATCTGAACCTTCCTGATGATGTGTCATTAGAGGGAGGAGGCGGTAGCGATGAGACGGTGCAAACGTTCCAGGAGCTTGGCATCGCGATGCTTATTGCCATTGGCCTTGTCTATATTACGATGCTCGTCACATTTGGAAAAGCGCGCATTCCGTTTGTCATTCTGTCTTCACTCATTTTCGTGCCGATCGGCTCGCTCCTCGGTTTATACATCGCAAAAGAGCCGCTATCCATCAGCGTCATGATCGGACTATTAATGCTAATTGGAATTGTCACGACCAACGCTATCGTTCTTGTCGACCGCATTGGACAAAACCGTGAACAAAAGGGAATGGCGATTCGCGCCGCGATTATGGAAGCAGGAAAAACACGGCTGCGGCCGATTTTAATGACGGCGTTTGCGACGGTGACAGCGCTGATTCCATTGGCGCTAACGAGCGAGTCAGGAACATTGATTTCCAAAGGATTGGCGATTACCGTGATCGGCGGTCTTACCTCTTCCACTTTGTTAACGCTTATTCTTATTCCAGTTATGTATGAGTTATTCTTTATTCGGCAGGCGAAGGCGGAACGGATGAAACAGTAA
- a CDS encoding replication-associated recombination protein A, with amino-acid sequence MLFTAEPLAVRMRPRNIDEIVGQKHIIGPHTALYKMIQKGYVPSLLLYGEPGTGKTSLAYAIAGTAGREFFAINATTSGKKDIEEVVETAKLTGNVILFIDEIHRFNKAQQDYLLPHVENGLITLIGATTENPFHEVNPAIRSRCGQIQQLKRLLPDDIVILLQRALQDPDRGLGNFRIVIEKQSLFRIARASGGDARVALNLLEAAVYASREVDGQIYVEEETIAECAANRGFTHDKNGDAYYSLLSAFQKSVRGSDVDAALHYLARLLEGGDLAAVCRRLLVIAYEDIGLANPMMGVKVQAAVNAVERLGLPEARIPLSVVTIELCLSAKSNSAYKALDAAIADVRAGKIGDIPDHLKDAHYHGASVLGHGKGYRYPHDYPNGWIAQQYLPEKLAGIKYYVPKEHGEEKYYAKVYERLEQLKRQNDVQK; translated from the coding sequence ATGCTTTTTACGGCGGAACCGCTTGCTGTCCGCATGAGACCGCGAAACATTGACGAGATTGTCGGACAAAAACATATTATTGGGCCGCATACCGCTTTGTACAAAATGATTCAAAAAGGGTATGTGCCTTCGTTATTGCTGTACGGAGAGCCGGGGACGGGAAAAACGTCGCTTGCCTATGCGATTGCTGGCACGGCTGGGCGCGAGTTTTTTGCCATTAACGCGACGACGTCGGGAAAAAAGGATATCGAAGAAGTGGTGGAGACGGCGAAGCTTACCGGCAACGTCATTTTATTTATCGATGAAATCCACCGTTTTAATAAGGCGCAGCAAGACTATTTGCTTCCCCATGTGGAAAATGGTTTGATTACGCTGATCGGCGCTACGACGGAAAATCCGTTTCATGAAGTAAATCCGGCGATCCGCAGCCGCTGCGGACAAATTCAACAATTGAAGCGCCTTTTGCCTGATGATATCGTTATCCTCTTGCAGCGCGCGCTGCAAGATCCGGACAGGGGGTTGGGAAATTTTCGCATCGTGATCGAAAAACAGTCGCTTTTTCGCATTGCCCGCGCGTCCGGCGGGGATGCGCGCGTCGCGCTAAATTTGTTAGAAGCGGCTGTCTATGCTTCTCGAGAAGTGGATGGGCAGATTTATGTCGAAGAGGAGACGATAGCGGAGTGTGCAGCAAACCGGGGATTTACCCATGATAAAAACGGGGATGCGTATTATTCGCTTCTATCGGCGTTTCAAAAAAGCGTGCGCGGCAGCGATGTCGATGCGGCGCTTCATTATTTAGCGCGCCTGCTTGAGGGTGGGGATTTAGCAGCCGTTTGCCGGAGATTGCTTGTCATCGCCTATGAAGATATCGGGCTGGCCAATCCGATGATGGGAGTGAAAGTGCAAGCAGCGGTCAACGCAGTAGAACGGTTAGGGCTTCCGGAGGCAAGAATTCCGCTTTCGGTTGTCACGATCGAGCTGTGTTTAAGCGCGAAATCAAACTCTGCCTATAAAGCGCTCGATGCGGCAATTGCTGATGTGCGTGCCGGAAAGATCGGCGATATTCCTGATCATTTAAAAGATGCGCATTATCATGGAGCAAGCGTGCTTGGACACGGAAAAGGATATCGGTATCCCCATGATTACCCAAACGGCTGGATAGCGCAGCAATATTTGCCGGAGAAGTTGGCAGGTATAAAATATTATGTGCCGAAAGAGCACGGAGAGGAGAAATATTATGCGAAAGTATATGAGCGGCTGGAACAATTAAAACGGCAAAACGATGTTCAAAAATGA
- the cymR gene encoding cysteine metabolism transcriptional regulator CymR, whose product MKISTKGRYGLTIMIELAKKYGDRPISLRSIAKANNLSEHYLEQLVTPLRNAGLVKSIRGAYGGYVLADHPAKITAGDVIRVLEGPITPVEELEEEEPAKRELWIRIRDAVEEVLDSTTLEDLAKYSEDGNEAYMFYI is encoded by the coding sequence ATGAAGATTTCGACAAAGGGTAGGTATGGATTGACGATTATGATTGAGTTGGCAAAAAAATATGGCGACCGCCCGATTTCGCTGCGCTCGATCGCCAAAGCAAATAATTTGTCCGAACATTATTTAGAGCAGCTTGTCACACCGCTTAGGAATGCCGGACTTGTCAAAAGCATCCGCGGGGCCTACGGCGGCTACGTGCTAGCGGATCACCCGGCGAAAATTACCGCCGGGGATGTGATCCGTGTGTTGGAAGGGCCGATCACGCCTGTCGAAGAACTTGAGGAAGAAGAACCGGCCAAACGGGAATTATGGATTCGCATTCGCGACGCGGTCGAGGAAGTGTTAGACAGCACGACGCTGGAAGATTTGGCGAAGTATAGCGAAGATGGCAATGAGGCATATATGTTTTATATTTGA
- a CDS encoding RsfA family transcriptional regulator, giving the protein MKTRQDAWSHEEDVVLAETVLRYIREGGTQLAAFEEVGNRLNRTAAACGFRWNAEVRKRYVEAIELAKKERKERKRALEMAKKLQKENILPTSENISYQGSSPFLPASPLTLEQCIAFLQTLKHDYEQVEAIKKENERLKQEQVQLQKQREELQQKLERLEAQQSTIQEDYEVLVKIMERARKLVLEEEYGVPPAHIFRMDKNGNLEHIVRS; this is encoded by the coding sequence ATGAAAACAAGACAAGATGCCTGGTCTCACGAGGAAGATGTCGTGTTGGCGGAAACGGTGCTGCGATATATTCGTGAAGGAGGAACCCAGCTTGCCGCATTTGAAGAAGTCGGCAACCGCTTGAACCGGACGGCGGCCGCATGCGGGTTCCGCTGGAACGCTGAAGTTCGGAAACGGTATGTTGAAGCGATTGAACTGGCAAAAAAAGAGCGCAAAGAGCGGAAGCGCGCGCTGGAAATGGCCAAAAAACTACAGAAAGAAAATATTCTTCCAACATCAGAAAACATTTCTTATCAAGGATCGTCGCCATTTCTCCCTGCTTCACCACTCACCCTTGAACAGTGCATCGCTTTTCTGCAAACGTTAAAACACGACTACGAACAGGTCGAAGCAATAAAAAAAGAAAATGAACGATTAAAACAAGAACAAGTGCAGCTGCAAAAACAGCGGGAAGAATTGCAACAAAAATTGGAACGTCTTGAAGCACAGCAATCCACTATTCAAGAAGATTATGAGGTATTAGTAAAAATTATGGAACGTGCCCGAAAACTCGTATTGGAAGAAGAGTACGGAGTACCGCCAGCCCATATTTTCCGTATGGATAAAAACGGAAATTTAGAACATATTGTCCGGTCTTAA
- a CDS encoding YczE/YyaS/YitT family protein: MSHSHHKFVSLFRWAIYFIGLLVMSFGIVLTIKADVGCAPWDVLHIGLYRKFGLTIGTWSIIVGIVILALSSLLVKQLPKLGAFLNMLFVGIFIDMYMMIPYLQTPATIAGRFAMLLIGIVIAGYGMGLYISAKVGAGPRDSLMLALMDLTGWKVQYIRIGMEGVVLLAGWLLGGPVSIGTLIFCVTIGSVAGIALPQCRKITERIIEPIHVETQGLSR; the protein is encoded by the coding sequence ATGTCCCATTCTCACCATAAATTCGTGTCTTTGTTTCGTTGGGCGATTTATTTTATTGGTCTTTTAGTGATGTCATTTGGGATTGTGCTGACGATTAAAGCGGATGTTGGCTGTGCGCCGTGGGATGTGTTGCATATCGGATTGTACCGGAAATTCGGGCTGACGATTGGGACATGGTCGATTATTGTCGGCATTGTGATTTTGGCATTGTCTTCCCTGCTTGTCAAACAGTTGCCGAAACTCGGCGCTTTTTTGAATATGCTTTTTGTCGGTATATTTATCGACATGTATATGATGATTCCGTATTTACAAACTCCTGCTACAATAGCAGGAAGATTTGCGATGCTGCTGATTGGCATTGTTATTGCCGGTTATGGAATGGGACTATATATTTCGGCCAAAGTCGGCGCTGGCCCTCGCGATAGCTTGATGCTTGCCCTGATGGATTTAACCGGCTGGAAAGTGCAATATATTCGCATCGGAATGGAAGGGGTTGTTTTATTGGCCGGTTGGCTGCTAGGCGGACCGGTATCGATAGGGACGCTCATTTTTTGCGTGACGATCGGATCGGTGGCTGGCATAGCCCTTCCGCAATGTCGAAAAATCACCGAACGTATCATAGAACCAATTCATGTAGAAACACAAGGTTTAAGCCGATAG
- a CDS encoding ThiF family adenylyltransferase: MLHQFSRNELAIGKEGLEKLKRATVAVLGVGGVGSFAVEALARSGIGRLVLVDRDNVDITNINRQIHALLSTIGRPKVELMKERIADINPECEVIALQMFYTEETYEQFFSYDLDFVIDASDTIIYKVHLMKECLKRNIPIISSMGAANKMDPTRFRIADISKTHTDPIAKVIRAKLRKEGIRRGIPVVFSDEKPIIIREDVRKVVGNDQSPIRKAKMPPSSNAFVPSVAGLIMASYVVRELLKDIKIYRVGED; the protein is encoded by the coding sequence ATGCTACACCAATTTTCCCGCAACGAATTGGCAATCGGCAAAGAAGGACTGGAAAAGTTAAAACGAGCAACGGTGGCTGTTCTCGGCGTCGGCGGGGTTGGCTCTTTTGCGGTAGAAGCGCTGGCTCGTTCCGGCATTGGACGTCTCGTTCTTGTCGATCGGGACAATGTCGATATCACGAATATCAACCGGCAGATTCATGCGCTTCTTTCGACGATCGGTCGTCCGAAAGTCGAATTGATGAAAGAACGAATCGCCGATATTAATCCGGAATGTGAAGTGATTGCGCTGCAAATGTTTTATACAGAAGAGACATATGAGCAATTTTTCAGCTATGATCTTGATTTTGTCATCGATGCTTCTGATACGATTATTTATAAAGTGCATTTAATGAAGGAGTGCTTAAAGCGCAATATTCCGATTATTTCTAGTATGGGTGCCGCTAACAAAATGGATCCGACGCGTTTTCGCATCGCCGATATTTCGAAAACGCACACGGATCCGATCGCGAAAGTCATCCGCGCCAAATTACGCAAAGAAGGCATTCGCCGCGGCATTCCTGTCGTATTTTCTGATGAAAAGCCGATTATTATTCGCGAAGATGTCCGCAAAGTCGTAGGCAATGACCAGTCCCCGATCCGCAAAGCGAAAATGCCGCCGTCTTCCAACGCGTTTGTGCCGTCGGTGGCAGGGCTGATCATGGCGTCATACGTCGTGCGAGAACTCTTAAAAGACATCAAAATTTACCGGGTTGGAGAAGATTAA
- the mnmA gene encoding tRNA 2-thiouridine(34) synthase MnmA: MNKAPKDTRVVVGMSGGVDSSVAALLLKQQGYDVIGIFMKNWDDTDENGVCTATEDYEDVVRVCNQIGIPYYAVNFEKQYWDKVFTYFLDEYKAGRTPNPDVMCNKEIKFKAFLEHALSIGADYVATGHYARVAYRDGEYKMLRGVDQNKDQTYFLNQLGQAQLSKVMFPIGHLEKAQVRQIAKEAGLATAGKKDSTGICFIGERDFKEFLSNYLPAQPGVMKTLDGEVKGTHDGVMYYTIGQRHGLGIGGSGEPWFVVGKNVKENILYVAQGFNNEYLYSTSLIATNVNWVSDRKPTQSFRCTAKFRYRQPDTGVTVHPIDDERVEVVFDEPVRAVTPGQAVVFYNGEECLGGGTIDEVFRDGEKLWYVG, translated from the coding sequence ATGAACAAAGCGCCAAAAGATACACGTGTCGTTGTCGGCATGTCTGGCGGTGTCGATTCTTCCGTGGCGGCGTTGCTTTTAAAACAACAAGGCTACGACGTTATCGGGATTTTTATGAAAAACTGGGATGACACAGATGAAAACGGCGTCTGCACGGCGACCGAAGATTACGAAGATGTAGTGCGCGTCTGCAATCAAATCGGCATCCCGTATTATGCCGTCAATTTTGAAAAACAGTATTGGGATAAAGTGTTTACGTATTTTTTGGACGAGTATAAAGCTGGACGCACTCCAAACCCGGATGTGATGTGCAACAAAGAAATTAAGTTCAAAGCATTTTTAGAGCATGCGCTATCGATCGGAGCCGACTATGTAGCGACTGGGCACTATGCGCGCGTGGCGTATCGCGACGGCGAATATAAAATGCTGCGGGGCGTTGATCAAAATAAAGACCAAACGTACTTTTTGAACCAGCTAGGACAAGCGCAGCTGTCAAAAGTAATGTTTCCGATCGGGCATCTCGAAAAAGCGCAAGTGCGGCAAATTGCGAAAGAGGCGGGGCTTGCCACCGCTGGAAAAAAAGACAGCACGGGAATTTGCTTTATCGGGGAACGCGATTTTAAAGAGTTTTTAAGCAATTATTTGCCGGCGCAGCCAGGCGTGATGAAAACGCTGGATGGTGAAGTAAAAGGAACGCATGACGGAGTGATGTACTATACGATCGGGCAGCGCCACGGCCTCGGTATTGGCGGAAGCGGCGAGCCGTGGTTTGTCGTCGGCAAAAATGTTAAAGAAAATATTTTGTACGTAGCGCAAGGATTCAACAATGAATATTTGTACTCTACTTCGCTCATTGCCACCAATGTCAATTGGGTGTCGGATCGCAAACCGACGCAGTCATTCCGTTGCACGGCAAAATTCCGCTACCGTCAGCCGGATACTGGCGTTACCGTTCATCCGATCGATGACGAAAGAGTCGAAGTGGTGTTTGATGAGCCGGTTCGTGCCGTTACGCCGGGACAAGCGGTTGTCTTTTATAACGGTGAGGAGTGCCTTGGCGGCGGCACCATTGATGAAGTGTTCCGCGATGGCGAAAAACTCTGGTACGTCGGTTAA